The proteins below are encoded in one region of Sparus aurata unplaced genomic scaffold, fSpaAur1.1, whole genome shotgun sequence:
- the LOC115577515 gene encoding protein NYNRIN-like, with the protein MLFANAPIPRVKPFTQTVDCREGFMTSVLTQLHGGKMKPVAFYSRRIDSVAIALPPCVQAIAAAALAVQQAASGCFGNSDTYSAEAIHPLITLDVLRDMQTSTPDNEKQYWVKQGAETDKTGLYTQANEPTLPKNLYKAATILSHGPCHVSTGGMTDLVNRSFVTYGFNSNSKNFCRSCVICIKHNPQGNVRPKRGKFPEPTEPFQTMHMDFIELNRSGPYKNCLVLVDAYSKWVEIIPSKAADSLTVAKALCKTIVPQYGIPEVLYSDNGAHFVNQVVSQVAKHLQINLKNHCAYHPQSAGLVERTNGTVKSRLKKCMEETKRPWPDCLDLVKLYMRITPTDKGLTPFEIVHGRAFRLPVVSKDLEVSEEETTLAEHMRKLLDQKDVSKTNLLPSDSLPPPQDSQKVRPGDYIFIKIIKRKCWSSPQWEGPYQVLLTTPTAVKIAERTTWIHLSHCKLQPTSVSTG; encoded by the exons ATGTTATTCGCGAATGCCCCGATTCCCCGTGTAAAACCCTTTACTCAAACTGTAGATTGCAGAGAAGGATTTATGACTTCTGTGCTCACTCAACTGCATGGCGGGAAAATGAAACCTGTTGCATTCTACTCCAGACGAATAGACTCTGTAGCTATAGCTCTGCCTCCTTGTGTACAGGCtatagctgctgctgctctagCTGTACAACA AGCGGCCTCGGGATGTTTTGGCAATTCTGACACGTACTCAGCAGAGGCAATACACCCTCTTATCACCCTCGATGTCCTCCGTGATATGCAGACCTCTACtcctgataatgaaaaacagtattggGTCAAACAAGgcgctgaaacagacaaaacaggactgTATACACAGGCTAACGAACCTACTCTCCCTAAAAACTTGTACAAAGCTGCCACCATTTTAAGTCAtgggccttgccatgtctcaacAGGAGGGATGACAGACCTAGtaaacagaagctttgtaaCCTATGGATTTAATTCCAACTCAAAAAACTTTTGCAGATCATGTGTAATTTGCATAAAACACAACCCACAGGGCAATGTAagaccaaaacgagggaaattCCCAGAACCAACTGAACCTTTTCAAACTATGCACATGGATTTCATAGAACTAAACAGAAGCGGGCCATACAAAAACTGTTTAGTACTAGTTGATGCATATTCAAAATGGGTTGAAATAATACCTTCAAAAGCTGCAGACTCACTGACAGTAGCAAAAGCATTGTGCAAAACAATTGTGCCACAGTATGGGATCCCCGAAGTATTGTACAGTGATAATGGTGCACATTTTGTAAACCAAGTTGTAAGTCAAGTTgcaaaacacttacaaataaatctaaaaaatcaTTGTGCCTACCACCCTCAAAGTGCAGGTCTGGTAGAAAGAACAAATGGGACTGTCAAATCTCGGTTAAAGAAATGcatggaagaaacaaagagaccatgGCCTGACTGCTTAGATCTAGTAAAATTGTACATGAGAATCACTCCGACCGATAAAGGGTTAACCCCATTTGAGATAGTTCATGGTAGAGCATTTAGACTCCCTGTTGTCTCAAAAGACCTTGAGGTGTCTGAAGAAGAGACAACATTGGcggagcacatgagaaaactgCTGGACCAAAAagatgtttccaaaacaaatttactgccctctgattctcttccccctccacagGACAGCCAGAAAGTGAGGCCAGGGGACTACATATTcatcaaaatcatcaaaagaaaatgttggtcCAGCCCACAGTGGGAGGGTCCGTACCAGGTCCTGctaacaacaccaacagcagtaAAGATTGCAGAAAGGACAACTTGGATCCACCTCAGCCactgcaaactgcagcctacCTCTGTCTCAACTGGATAG